Proteins found in one Methanospirillum hungatei JF-1 genomic segment:
- a CDS encoding sensor histidine kinase, translating to MKEHSEESPDWDDQRMKIIGLGESSIRKSYYPELQQRLHELEQTNADLLDAIEEIQQKEEELRENYDELRNIQSALDLARKKLNLLNSLTFQDIQNALFSLSGYLTLTKEAVSDEPVQMYLEKSLSQMQKIERILHLAKQYLNMGIHPPKWQNVMEVYVFAVSHLDMSEYERSITLEGLEIFADPLLEDAFFYLLENIKYHSVHATKYQFYFKASENEVSLILEDNGIGVESDRKEKIFERRTGLVGGIGLFLVREILSITDMKICENGEPGKGARFLISIPRGVFRIKKIS from the coding sequence ATGAAGGAGCACTCTGAAGAATCACCCGACTGGGATGACCAGCGGATGAAGATCATCGGCCTTGGCGAGTCGTCGATTCGGAAAAGTTACTATCCCGAACTTCAGCAGCGTCTTCATGAGCTTGAGCAGACCAATGCAGACCTCCTTGATGCTATTGAAGAGATACAGCAGAAGGAAGAGGAACTGAGAGAGAATTATGATGAACTGAGAAATATCCAGTCTGCTCTTGATCTTGCAAGGAAAAAATTAAACCTTTTAAACTCCCTCACCTTTCAGGATATCCAAAACGCTCTTTTCTCTTTAAGCGGGTATCTGACCCTGACAAAAGAAGCAGTATCCGATGAGCCGGTCCAGATGTATCTTGAGAAATCCCTCTCCCAGATGCAGAAAATTGAGCGGATTTTACACCTGGCAAAGCAGTACCTGAACATGGGTATTCATCCGCCAAAATGGCAGAATGTCATGGAAGTCTATGTTTTTGCCGTTTCTCATCTTGACATGTCGGAGTATGAACGAAGCATTACGCTTGAAGGACTGGAAATTTTCGCAGATCCATTACTTGAAGATGCATTTTTTTACCTGCTGGAAAATATCAAATATCACAGCGTTCATGCAACCAAGTATCAGTTTTATTTTAAAGCCTCTGAAAACGAAGTATCCCTGATCCTTGAGGACAACGGGATTGGGGTCGAATCTGATCGGAAAGAAAAAATATTTGAGCGGAGAACTGGGCTTGTTGGAGGAATCGGACTGTTTCTGGTGCGGGAGATTTTGTCAATTACCGATATGAAAATCTGTGAAAATGGAGAACCGGGAAAGGGAGCCCGGTTTTTGATATCCATCCCCCGGGGAGTGTTCCGGATAAAAAAGATATCCTGA
- the ercA gene encoding alcohol dehydrogenase-like regulatory protein ErcA, whose translation MCITATRKKVQGGGRNITDTLFELRKFVAPEFIIGVDARRLAGRYAKNFGANHVFLVTGPKLIKAGWVGDVTESLESEGIQYTIFPDVSPNPRDYEVMNGAELYKKKGCDAVIAVGGGSPIDCAKGIGIVVSNEQHILEFEGVDNVSIPAPPLICIPTTSGSAADVSQFAIINDTKRKVKIAIISKKIVPDISLCDPVPLTSLTSDLTAHTGMDALVHSIEAYVSNASSPVTDIQALESIRLISAYLPLAYHNPDHIGYRYKTMLGSLLAGLAFSNASLGAVHAMAHSLGGLSDLPHGECNALLLESVIDYNFEVCPERYETIAQTMNVDCSSHDPQEIKQKLLSALQALRTELGITERLGDLGVSREDIADLAKSAIRDPCLATNPRKPTVSDLEHIYEGAL comes from the coding sequence ATGTGCATTACTGCTACTAGGAAAAAAGTACAGGGGGGGGGGAGGAACATAACAGATACCTTATTTGAACTGAGAAAATTTGTAGCTCCTGAATTCATCATTGGTGTTGATGCCCGCAGACTGGCAGGACGGTATGCAAAGAATTTTGGTGCAAATCATGTATTTCTCGTTACCGGACCAAAACTCATCAAAGCCGGCTGGGTCGGTGATGTAACAGAAAGCCTTGAGAGTGAGGGAATACAATATACAATCTTCCCTGATGTCTCCCCGAACCCTCGTGATTATGAGGTCATGAACGGGGCAGAACTCTATAAAAAGAAAGGATGTGATGCCGTTATTGCAGTGGGCGGGGGAAGTCCGATTGATTGTGCCAAGGGTATCGGGATTGTCGTATCCAATGAACAACACATCCTTGAATTTGAAGGAGTGGACAATGTCAGTATCCCGGCCCCTCCCCTTATCTGCATACCGACAACATCCGGATCTGCTGCTGATGTCTCACAGTTTGCAATTATCAATGATACCAAAAGAAAAGTAAAGATCGCAATCATCAGTAAAAAAATCGTTCCCGATATCTCACTATGTGATCCGGTCCCCCTCACGTCTCTCACCTCGGATCTGACGGCACATACCGGGATGGATGCCCTGGTTCACAGCATCGAGGCATATGTTTCAAATGCATCTTCACCGGTTACAGACATTCAGGCTCTTGAATCGATCCGTCTCATCAGTGCATACCTGCCCCTTGCATATCATAATCCTGACCATATCGGGTACCGGTATAAAACAATGCTTGGCAGCCTGCTTGCCGGACTTGCGTTCTCTAATGCAAGCCTTGGTGCAGTCCATGCCATGGCACACAGCCTGGGCGGACTCTCTGATCTTCCCCATGGAGAATGCAATGCCCTGCTCCTTGAATCGGTCATAGATTACAACTTTGAGGTCTGTCCTGAACGGTACGAAACCATTGCGCAGACGATGAATGTTGACTGCTCATCCCATGATCCACAGGAGATAAAACAGAAGCTATTATCAGCTCTTCAGGCACTGAGAACTGAGCTAGGTATTACAGAACGGCTTGGAGATCTTGGAGTATCAAGAGAGGATATTGCAGACCTTGCAAAATCCGCCATTCGGGATCCCTGTCTGGCGACAAATCCACGAAAACCGACTGTAAGCGACCTGGAACACATATATGAAGGAGCACTCTGA
- a CDS encoding transposase — MFSAKNLNGWAIALEYDKGLLENPSRCHISVISDNFSSVNNQSFNHFLSQSPWDHRRLIDWIITNGWRLIGKNGALVIDECGNPKAGNYSIGVNSQYCGNSSTVENYQADVFMAYVTNGFRLLPDFRQYLPGIRTKNPSRCDAAGIPPEFQCFKTKAELVYELICQVIEAKIKFSFVAMDFFMENTLGYYPALRTKESRMCPTLVVKIA, encoded by the coding sequence CTGTTTTCTGCAAAAAACCTTAACGGATGGGCAATCGCCCTGGAATATGATAAAGGGCTTTTAGAAAACCCATCAAGATGTCATATATCAGTAATTTCGGACAATTTCAGCTCGGTAAATAATCAATCATTCAATCATTTCCTCTCTCAATCTCCTTGGGATCACCGACGGCTCATAGATTGGATTATCACGAATGGATGGCGTCTTATAGGAAAAAACGGTGCATTAGTTATCGATGAATGTGGAAACCCAAAGGCTGGGAATTACTCCATTGGTGTTAATAGCCAATATTGTGGGAATTCGAGTACGGTTGAGAACTATCAGGCTGATGTCTTTATGGCCTATGTCACGAATGGTTTTCGGTTATTGCCTGACTTCCGTCAGTATCTTCCTGGTATCCGGACAAAAAACCCCAGCCGTTGTGATGCTGCTGGCATTCCCCCAGAGTTTCAATGTTTTAAAACCAAAGCCGAGTTGGTATATGAATTAATCTGTCAGGTGATTGAAGCCAAGATCAAGTTTTCTTTTGTCGCAATGGATTTTTTTATGGAAAACACCCTTGGTTATTACCCCGCATTGAGAACAAAGGAGTCACGTATGTGCCCGACATTGGTTGTAAAGATCGCGTAA
- a CDS encoding PP2C family protein-serine/threonine phosphatase, with protein MIFELERLVQLCDGVAVLSLIAYFLTRTRYSSVFVSKTFSPFSALFMALIGGFFYLYGMMTGVQIGPYDISIQMLGPVIAGLVAGTISGLLAGSLGILLHIGLGEPIGPFTLIITFLSGIMGGLFWYLHKDAIIRMSHAFLLGFLVASVQFIIGKDGINQDILLPGEVIEGTIDIFLPTILGLCIFVFIINNLRLEEENNRKSFQIEGELTAARQIQIGSLPEQNQEWDHVSLSASLLPASYIGGDLYDYLKLDDEDLYFALGDVSGKGVPAALLMSSTRMILRSKIRETRDPCALVREINRSFLEDGDSRQFITLIVGIVHLQTGEVCYCNAGHPPPYLITRSATIELESDGNLPAGVLEDEQYIPHFVSLKQGDLLVLVSDGVTEAERGEELYGSERVVRILSEQSPKTPLEVVDLLNHEVKTWTGDNPQSDDCTILALRYYSASPSEN; from the coding sequence ATGATCTTTGAATTAGAAAGACTCGTGCAGCTGTGTGACGGTGTTGCAGTACTCTCTCTTATTGCATATTTTCTCACCAGAACCAGGTATTCATCGGTTTTTGTATCAAAGACATTCTCTCCTTTTTCCGCTCTTTTCATGGCCCTGATTGGAGGTTTTTTTTATCTGTATGGGATGATGACTGGTGTTCAGATTGGACCCTATGATATCAGTATCCAGATGCTCGGACCGGTGATTGCAGGGCTTGTTGCCGGGACGATCAGTGGTCTACTCGCCGGATCGCTTGGAATCCTGTTACATATCGGACTCGGAGAACCCATCGGGCCATTTACTCTCATCATAACATTTCTCTCGGGAATAATGGGCGGGTTGTTCTGGTACCTGCACAAAGATGCCATAATCCGGATGTCACATGCCTTTCTCCTGGGATTTTTGGTGGCATCAGTTCAGTTTATTATTGGAAAAGATGGGATTAATCAGGATATTCTGCTACCCGGTGAGGTTATCGAAGGGACTATTGACATTTTCCTCCCCACAATCCTCGGATTATGCATCTTTGTCTTTATCATTAACAATCTCCGGCTGGAAGAAGAAAATAACCGGAAATCTTTTCAGATTGAGGGGGAGCTTACAGCAGCCCGTCAGATCCAGATCGGCTCTCTCCCTGAACAGAACCAGGAATGGGATCATGTATCCCTTTCAGCATCCCTTCTTCCCGCTTCATACATCGGAGGTGACCTGTATGATTACCTGAAACTCGATGATGAGGATCTGTATTTTGCATTAGGTGATGTATCTGGAAAAGGTGTCCCTGCAGCTCTTCTGATGTCATCCACCCGGATGATACTCAGATCAAAAATCCGTGAAACACGTGATCCCTGTGCCCTCGTTCGTGAGATTAATCGTTCATTTCTGGAAGATGGTGACAGCAGACAGTTCATCACCCTGATTGTTGGAATAGTACATCTACAGACAGGTGAGGTCTGTTATTGTAATGCCGGCCATCCTCCGCCATATCTGATAACCCGTTCAGCAACAATCGAACTTGAATCAGACGGGAATCTCCCGGCTGGAGTTTTGGAAGATGAACAATACATCCCGCATTTCGTCTCACTAAAACAGGGTGATCTGCTTGTACTCGTCAGTGATGGCGTTACTGAGGCAGAACGAGGTGAGGAATTGTATGGATCAGAACGGGTAGTCCGGATTTTATCAGAGCAATCTCCGAAAACACCCCTGGAGGTTGTCGATTTACTCAATCATGAAGTGAAAACCTGGACTGGTGACAATCCCCAGAGTGATGACTGCACAATACTTGCGTTACGGTATTATTCCGCCTCTCCTTCGGAAAATTAA
- the ppcA gene encoding phosphoenolpyruvate carboxylase gives MNEQYGKPLKIPRTMSTQHPDNVHTPFFTENIELTGEDEVKEAYYVYSHLGCTEQMWDCEGKEVDNYVVKKLLSRYGDYFKEHHLGRDLFLTLRVPNPEIERTEAKILLETLGSIPRSYDVAHHFYNDTYAPIFEIILPMTTSFASIDNIYQYYCDFVIGQQYKRLGGRDLTIAEWIGPFHPDKIRVIPLFEDKDGMLAADTILRRYFQDKDLDYQRVFLARSDPAVNYGQIGAVLLNKIALWRLHLLSEDTGIPVYPIIGAGSAPFRGNLRPDTVRRVTDEYAGAYTFTIQSAFKYDTNLEEAVSAIRYLEEREITPAREIDDTYAISLIERYAAGYQKQIRSLAPLINRVAAYIPSRRKRKLHVGLFGYSRNMGGVSLPRAITVTAALYSIGIPPEVLGLSALTENDREFVLENYRYVTEDLSDACRYLNPDSSFLPDEIKKILPDWIEIDPHSEHRVLSGQIEKAVTACQIDSVQDMIIRAGAIRKFLG, from the coding sequence ATGAACGAGCAGTATGGAAAACCTTTGAAAATACCCCGAACGATGAGTACCCAGCACCCGGATAATGTCCATACTCCGTTTTTCACTGAGAATATTGAGCTCACCGGTGAAGATGAGGTAAAGGAAGCGTATTACGTGTATTCACACCTGGGATGCACTGAGCAGATGTGGGACTGTGAAGGGAAAGAAGTTGATAATTACGTTGTGAAGAAACTACTTTCCCGGTATGGCGATTATTTTAAAGAGCATCATCTGGGCCGTGATCTCTTCCTCACGCTTCGGGTACCAAACCCGGAGATAGAACGGACAGAAGCGAAGATCCTACTGGAAACACTGGGGTCAATTCCCCGGTCCTATGATGTTGCACATCATTTCTATAACGACACCTATGCCCCGATCTTTGAGATTATCCTCCCGATGACAACTTCATTTGCATCAATTGACAACATCTACCAGTACTATTGTGACTTTGTCATCGGTCAGCAATATAAACGGTTAGGTGGCCGTGATCTTACGATTGCAGAGTGGATTGGGCCGTTCCATCCAGACAAGATCCGTGTCATTCCGCTCTTTGAGGATAAGGATGGTATGCTTGCCGCTGATACGATCCTCCGGCGGTATTTTCAGGATAAGGATCTTGATTACCAGCGGGTGTTCCTTGCACGATCTGATCCGGCGGTGAATTATGGACAGATTGGGGCAGTACTCCTGAATAAAATTGCCCTCTGGCGTCTTCACCTTCTGTCGGAAGATACCGGGATTCCCGTCTATCCGATCATCGGGGCAGGATCAGCCCCTTTTAGAGGGAATTTACGGCCGGATACCGTTCGAAGGGTGACTGATGAGTATGCTGGGGCGTATACCTTTACTATCCAGTCGGCATTTAAGTACGATACCAATCTGGAAGAAGCGGTGTCTGCAATCCGGTATCTTGAGGAACGGGAGATCACTCCTGCACGGGAGATTGATGATACGTATGCGATATCACTCATCGAGCGATATGCTGCCGGGTATCAGAAACAGATACGGTCATTGGCTCCTCTTATTAATCGTGTGGCGGCATATATTCCAAGCCGACGGAAACGAAAGCTCCATGTGGGCTTATTCGGGTATTCCCGGAACATGGGTGGTGTTTCACTTCCCCGTGCGATTACCGTGACCGCTGCATTGTATTCAATCGGGATACCTCCGGAGGTCCTGGGATTATCTGCACTGACTGAGAACGATCGGGAGTTTGTCCTTGAGAATTACCGGTATGTGACTGAAGATCTCAGTGATGCATGCCGATATCTCAATCCTGACTCTTCATTTCTGCCGGATGAGATCAAGAAGATCCTCCCTGACTGGATTGAGATTGATCCCCATTCTGAGCATAGAGTCCTCTCTGGTCAGATAGAGAAGGCCGTGACTGCCTGTCAGATAGATAGTGTACAGGATATGATCATCAGGGCTGGAGCAATCCGAAAGTTTCTCGGGTAA
- a CDS encoding ATP-binding protein codes for MSHINFINRTHELAFLEDRYRSHKSELIILYGRRRVGKTELLIRFLKDKQGIYILATTESEKTNIGIFAQEISDFLNDPNFARVSYPSFEALWTSFLSHHQVQKIVRIQQKIPIVIDEFPYLIERDRSVPSQFQRIWDLHMRDNPVMLVLSGSSISIMEQEVLGYKSPLYGRRTGQWQVEPLSFLHMKEFLPWSCVDLAQVWFTTGGIPAYLELFDPTTDFWSNITRLFLTKGAYLTMEAELLLQYEFREPANYLTILKAIAERNTSLGEIIQQTGLDRSMVSKYLSVLMKLHIVHEELPVTASPGSRKRRYRISDPYLSFWFRFIYPEMTAIEARQTPEVLTRVQKNFSLYSGALFELLTEHLIRERVLFPHIHINQLGRWWHNEMEIDLVSICEDEDLMICVECKWTDLSKNEAMSILKKLEEKSRNIWWRNENRKTICALVGKKISGKDEIRKAGYEVHDLSDIPY; via the coding sequence ATGTCTCACATTAACTTCATCAACCGCACTCATGAACTCGCATTTCTTGAAGACCGGTATCGCTCACACAAGTCTGAACTTATCATACTCTATGGCAGGCGTCGGGTTGGGAAGACTGAACTGCTAATTCGGTTTTTAAAGGATAAACAAGGGATTTACATTCTGGCAACAACAGAATCTGAAAAGACCAATATCGGGATCTTTGCACAAGAAATATCTGATTTCCTGAATGATCCCAATTTTGCACGTGTATCGTATCCGTCATTCGAAGCACTCTGGACCAGTTTCCTATCACACCATCAGGTTCAGAAAATTGTCAGGATACAACAGAAAATTCCTATCGTTATTGATGAATTTCCATATCTTATCGAGAGAGACCGATCAGTTCCATCCCAATTCCAGCGAATCTGGGACCTGCATATGCGGGATAATCCGGTGATGCTCGTCCTCTCCGGTTCAAGTATCAGCATTATGGAACAGGAGGTCCTTGGATATAAAAGCCCCCTGTATGGGAGAAGAACAGGTCAATGGCAGGTGGAACCATTGTCTTTTCTTCATATGAAAGAATTCCTTCCCTGGTCATGTGTTGATCTGGCTCAGGTATGGTTTACAACCGGAGGGATTCCTGCATATCTTGAACTCTTTGATCCCACCACTGACTTCTGGTCTAATATTACCAGACTCTTTCTTACCAAAGGTGCTTACCTCACGATGGAGGCTGAATTATTACTCCAGTATGAATTCAGAGAACCTGCAAATTATCTGACAATTCTGAAGGCAATAGCTGAGCGAAATACCTCACTTGGTGAGATCATTCAGCAGACAGGTCTTGACCGGAGTATGGTCTCAAAATATCTTTCTGTTCTGATGAAACTTCATATTGTGCATGAAGAACTGCCAGTTACTGCTTCTCCGGGATCCAGGAAACGACGATACCGGATTTCAGATCCCTATCTCTCCTTCTGGTTCAGATTCATCTATCCGGAGATGACGGCTATTGAAGCTCGGCAGACGCCAGAGGTGCTCACAAGGGTCCAGAAGAATTTTTCTCTCTATTCCGGAGCACTTTTTGAACTTCTGACAGAACATCTCATCAGGGAAAGAGTCCTTTTTCCACACATCCACATAAACCAGCTGGGAAGATGGTGGCATAATGAGATGGAGATAGACCTCGTGAGCATCTGTGAAGATGAAGACCTGATGATCTGTGTAGAATGTAAATGGACAGATTTATCCAAGAATGAGGCGATGAGCATACTCAAAAAACTAGAAGAAAAGAGCCGGAACATATGGTGGAGGAATGAGAACCGAAAGACCATCTGTGCTCTGGTTGGAAAAAAAATATCAGGGAAGGATGAAATTCGCAAAGCAGGATATGAAGTGCATGATCTTTCGGATATTCCGTATTGA
- a CDS encoding ABC transporter permease, whose product MNPILVYCKRDLVRWFRGKWGFIAAMAMPAAWLIFVGLALPIRFTEHYIDFVTPGILAMTVLSASLAGGGLLILDRMLGFFNKFLALPPPRESILFGKILVITIRGVIQSTIILIFAFLLGARLYSLTQLIGTYIILFIFGALLSAAATTIAIYLDDHDQYAAANAMISMPLFFTSSAMMPYDVMPAWLEPIARVNPLSFAIDGIRILQTGEIPVTQISVLSLLCIGVVTLAIHVFRKVKI is encoded by the coding sequence ATGAATCCGATACTGGTGTACTGTAAACGTGACCTTGTCCGGTGGTTTAGAGGAAAATGGGGGTTTATTGCAGCAATGGCCATGCCGGCTGCCTGGCTAATCTTCGTAGGTCTTGCTCTTCCCATACGGTTCACTGAACATTACATTGATTTTGTAACACCGGGCATTCTGGCCATGACCGTCCTCTCTGCATCACTAGCCGGTGGAGGTCTTCTTATCCTTGACCGTATGCTGGGATTTTTCAATAAATTCCTTGCCCTCCCCCCTCCCCGGGAGAGTATCCTGTTTGGGAAGATACTGGTCATTACCATCCGGGGAGTCATCCAGTCAACAATCATTCTCATCTTTGCATTTCTTCTGGGAGCCAGGTTATACTCCCTGACCCAGCTTATCGGAACGTACATTATTCTCTTCATCTTCGGAGCACTCCTCTCCGCTGCGGCAACAACAATTGCCATCTATCTGGATGATCATGACCAGTATGCAGCAGCAAATGCCATGATCTCAATGCCACTCTTCTTTACCTCATCGGCTATGATGCCCTATGATGTCATGCCCGCATGGCTGGAACCCATCGCCAGAGTGAATCCACTCAGTTTTGCAATCGATGGCATCCGAATACTCCAGACCGGTGAGATTCCAGTGACCCAGATCAGTGTATTATCCCTGCTTTGTATCGGTGTTGTCACTCTTGCGATCCATGTATTCAGAAAAGTGAAAATATAA
- a CDS encoding daunorubicin resistance protein DrrA family ABC transporter ATP-binding protein: MATTYRHNQSVHEYPLVTHSLTKGFGDLLAVDNLTLSVGTEIFGLVGPNGSGKTTTVLMLTTLLDPDSGDATICGYDIRKNPRRVRESISYVPQDMAVDVRLSGRENVIMFAELYGVKNPVERSNEVLKILDLLDRADERAKVYSGGMRRRLELAQALVHNPKILFLDEPTVGLDVAARKKIWEHIRTLRNDGMTVFVTTHYMDEADRYCDRVAIIDHGRIQAVDTPARLKGIISQDIISVSISGKFTGIDVPGVSFAHQEEDTLIFHCENGAAALPLVKDALSDAGNQVLSMSVRQPSLDDVFLHLVGPGEDKSPFKSSTFRNMMGKR, from the coding sequence ATGGCAACCACATACCGTCACAATCAATCCGTTCATGAATACCCACTGGTAACCCATTCCCTCACCAAAGGATTTGGTGATCTTCTGGCAGTAGATAACCTGACCCTTTCAGTCGGAACCGAAATATTCGGTCTTGTCGGGCCGAACGGCTCCGGAAAAACAACAACCGTTCTGATGCTGACAACCCTTCTTGACCCAGACAGCGGAGATGCGACCATCTGTGGATATGACATCCGGAAAAACCCCCGAAGGGTTCGGGAGTCCATTAGTTATGTTCCGCAGGATATGGCAGTCGATGTCAGACTGAGTGGGAGGGAGAATGTCATCATGTTTGCCGAACTCTATGGCGTGAAAAATCCCGTTGAACGATCCAATGAGGTTCTGAAAATTCTTGATCTTTTGGACCGGGCAGATGAACGGGCAAAGGTGTATTCGGGAGGGATGAGAAGACGTCTTGAACTTGCCCAGGCTCTGGTGCATAACCCGAAGATCCTGTTTCTTGATGAACCAACCGTCGGCCTTGATGTTGCTGCCAGGAAAAAGATCTGGGAGCACATCAGAACGCTTCGAAATGATGGGATGACGGTCTTTGTCACAACCCATTACATGGATGAAGCAGACCGGTACTGTGACCGGGTTGCCATCATTGACCATGGCAGAATTCAGGCGGTTGATACCCCGGCAAGATTAAAAGGGATAATTTCTCAGGATATCATATCAGTTTCTATATCAGGGAAATTCACCGGTATTGATGTGCCGGGAGTGAGCTTTGCACATCAGGAGGAAGATACCCTCATATTTCATTGTGAAAACGGAGCAGCAGCACTCCCCCTGGTGAAAGATGCCCTAAGCGATGCCGGAAATCAGGTTTTATCCATGTCAGTCAGGCAGCCGTCCCTTGATGATGTATTTCTTCATCTTGTAGGACCAGGGGAGGATAAAAGTCCGTTTAAATCAAGCACCTTCCGGAATATGATGGGGAAACGATGA
- a CDS encoding molecular chaperone DnaJ, translating to MGNKKRAQIQKSPKQSPPPLNPDDDPYWKVSSENIDPRKGVQYIERFFNYKSRYPQWVEDISSGIPSYYAVLGVLKGFSKETLQKAYERECTLSVYPDDSIEEAYRVLSDLQLRVKYDEFLIRFEHATRYSPAHLIENLKKAHDEYLKNALTIRKLGAFTQNHHDYMFLISKGMPDIFEFSGLNQDCSEEEAIAYASSGDELSVLISAIMQDPIKREQFINCKNFIQDSPNEDAKELIKKLRKRWEVFDPQFVSKVMYMSLTVSEQILDIFDRIGNNLSSNHDWKEFLPPSDRTFFSIFGVDEHISSLPKSEIESLLRSRYRTLERTPDVNLAYTVLKNPTLREEYIWMLHHYELQKIDDMIREEEKYTDELNDAQIQKIIAKKIREFEKIYCRLS from the coding sequence ATGGGGAATAAAAAGAGAGCACAAATACAGAAAAGCCCAAAACAATCGCCCCCACCATTGAATCCTGACGATGATCCGTACTGGAAAGTCTCGTCGGAGAATATCGATCCACGAAAAGGAGTGCAATATATTGAACGGTTTTTCAATTACAAGTCGCGGTATCCTCAATGGGTTGAAGACATCAGTTCAGGTATTCCATCCTATTATGCTGTTCTGGGAGTACTGAAAGGGTTTTCAAAAGAGACGCTTCAAAAAGCATATGAACGGGAGTGCACATTATCGGTCTATCCGGATGATTCTATCGAAGAGGCCTACAGGGTGCTTTCAGACCTGCAACTCCGGGTGAAATATGATGAATTTCTTATCAGGTTTGAGCATGCTACCAGATATAGCCCGGCTCATTTGATCGAGAATCTCAAAAAAGCCCATGATGAGTATTTAAAAAATGCTCTTACTATTCGAAAATTAGGAGCTTTTACTCAAAATCACCACGATTACATGTTCCTTATCTCAAAAGGAATGCCAGATATTTTTGAATTTTCTGGACTGAATCAGGATTGCAGTGAGGAGGAGGCAATAGCATATGCGTCATCCGGTGATGAATTATCAGTTTTAATATCAGCGATAATGCAGGACCCGATAAAGCGGGAACAGTTCATAAACTGCAAGAATTTCATTCAGGATAGTCCAAATGAAGATGCAAAGGAACTGATAAAAAAACTGCGAAAAAGATGGGAAGTTTTTGATCCGCAATTCGTCAGCAAAGTTATGTATATGTCGCTTACAGTATCAGAGCAGATATTGGATATTTTTGACCGGATAGGAAATAATTTATCCTCAAATCATGACTGGAAAGAATTCCTCCCCCCCTCTGATAGAACATTCTTTTCAATCTTTGGTGTCGATGAACATATCAGCTCACTTCCAAAAAGTGAGATTGAATCTCTTCTTCGTTCCCGGTACCGGACACTGGAACGGACACCGGATGTCAATCTTGCATATACGGTCCTGAAAAATCCAACCCTTCGTGAAGAATATATCTGGATGTTGCATCATTATGAGTTACAGAAGATCGATGATATGATCAGGGAAGAAGAAAAATATACGGATGAATTGAATGATGCCCAGATTCAAAAAATAATCGCAAAAAAAATACGAGAGTTTGAGAAGATATATTGCAGATTATCATGA